TCATCAACCTGGCCCTGCTCCTGAAGGAAGCAGAACTTCGGGGAAGTCCGTCACTGGCCATGTGGCTGGTCAATGGCTTCCAGCTCCTCTACGTGGCTGATGCCCTCTGGCATGAGGTGAGGCTAGACTGGGCAAGGGAGACAGGGGCGAGTGTCTGAGGACCTCGAGGGGACTAAGCCAGTGGGTCCTGTCCCTGCAGGAGGCTGTCCTCACCACCATGGACATCACACACGACGGGTTTGGCTTCATGCTGGCCTTTGGGGACCTAGCCTGGGTACCCTTCACCTACAGCCTTCAGGCCCAGTTCCTGCTGTACCACCCGCAGCCGCTGGGGTTGCCGATGGCCTCAGTCATCTGCCTCATCAATGGTCAGTCAGGAAGGGGCGGCGGGCTGGGTCAGCACCCTCCTTCCCCCTTTCACTCGTTCACTGTTGACTCAGCACCATCAGGTGGGTACTAAGCCTCAGGTGCTTCTCTAAAGCAGGGGCTGCTGGGTCCTGGCTCTCCAGGCACAGAGTCTGGGCCAGGGGCGGACGGTCAGGGTTGGGCAGAAGGCTGTGACCCTCAACCCTGACCGTGGGCTCATGCTTCCCCCAGCTATTGGCTACTACGTCTTCCGTGGAGCCAACTCCCAGAAAAACACCTTCCGAAAGAATCCTTCTGACCCCAGAGTGGCTGGTGAGCTGGGTTTCTAGGGTGCTCTGAGTGAGGTGGGGCAGCTGGGCTTCCTGGGGGTCCCCCATCCCACTACCTGTCTCTCCCCAGACCTTGAAACCATACCTACAGCTACGGGGCGACAGCTGCTGGTGTCTGGGTGGTGGGGAATGGTCCGCCATCCCAACTACCTTGGAGACCTCATCATGGCTCTGGCCTGGTCCTTGCCCTGCGGTGAGTGGCTTGGGAGGGCACAAGGCGGGGGCCACACGTAAGGGACACAAGTGGAGTGGTGACACAGGATGCGTAGTCTGGGTGTAGAATGGAGAACAGGGATGCGCCCTAGTGGAGGAGGAGTCAGGGAGCTGGGGATGGATACAGCACGTGGCAGGGCCGGACCTCCACGCCCACCCAGCACTGCCAGCACCTTGCTGCAGACCCTGGACGTTTCACCACTGAGCCCTGATGCCCCTGTGAGCCTTTAGGCGTGGAAATCTTTGTGAACTGAGGGGCTGGCTGAGCGGTCATggagcctccctctccccacagggGTGTCCCACCTGCTGCCCTACTTCTACCTCCTCTATTTCACTGCGCTGCTGGTGCACCGTGAGGCCCGGGATGAGCAGCAGTGCCTGCAGAAGTACGGCCTGGCCTGGCGGGAATACTGCAAGCGCGTGCCTTACCGAATCCTGCCCTATGTCTACTGAAGCAGCTCCACCCAGCCCAGGTCGGGCACGTGCCCGTCCATCCACCAGCACACCCAGCACCAGGAGCCTGGACGCACCTGGGACTCAAGGACCTGCACCCTACCCTGCCTTGAACTCCACCAGGCAGGGATGAACAGCCTCAGAGAGGGAGTTAGGAGCAAGGAGAAACCGGTGCCTAATTGTGGAGTGGAGGGGATGCTCTTCCTCCTCGGATAAACATCTGGAACCCTTGGTgccacttctctccctctctggggcCAGGATGTTTAAAAGGTGGCTGGGTCAGCCCTGATCAGGGAGAAGCTGAAAGGTGGCTGTGGCTGAGTCTAGGGGTGGGTGGGACAACAGCTATCACTCAGAAAAGGGCACTGCCGACAGGGCAGACCAGTCACAGCTTTATTAATGACAAAGGGTCCCCTGTTCAGCCAGGGAGCTCCTCAATGAGAGTCCTCGGGGCAGGTGGCAGGGGGCCTCCCCAAAGCTGCTCCAGCTCCCCAGTGAGGGCAGCCACTTCCTCGGCGGCCACGGCATGGGCTCGATGGGCCCTGGCGCAGTCTAGAGCCAGGGGCGTCAGGGCCACCTCATTTTCGTTGGTCCAAGCCAGCAGGAACTGGCACTTCTTCCGGGCCCGGTAGAGGCGATCTCGCTCTTCCGTAGCCACGGTTTGTTTCCGGGCCCGGCCGAGGGTCTGCGCGAGATGCCCTAATGCTGCCAGCGTGTAGCCTTTCTGGTTGGCCGGGCCCTCGCCCAGCAGGAGGCGGGCAACCTCGCGCATGGCACCCCGTGTGCCCAGGGGCCCAGGCGGATGCTCGCCTGCTTCCAGCACGTGCGCTGCGGCCTGCAGCGCTTCCTCGGCAGAGGCGAAGACTTGCTGGGCGCCCAGGGCCCCGGAGACGCCGAGCAGCGTGGCACAGAAGTCGGAGAGCAGCGCCTCGTCGCCGCCGTGATACAGGGCGAGAGTGTGCGCATAGGCGAACAGCACGTTGGGCAGCTGGAAGCGCACGAGCGGCGAGGCCCGGCCGCGGCTCAGGCTGGCCAGCGCGGGGATCTGGGTGGGCACGGCGGGCGCGCCGGCCCCCGGGGCGTCTCCGAGAACCGGCTCGGCGGCTGCGGGCTCAGCGGCGGCGGCATCCTTCCcgggttccggcggcgtccgggcGGGGTCGGGCTCCGACCCCGGGGCCTCGCCGCCGGGGGCATCGTCCAGCTCCTCCAGAAGCCGCGGCGTTGCCCCGCGCGCCCACCACCACGGCCGCCACGGGGGCAGCAGCCGCCCGGCCTCGCCCCGGCTCAGCAGCCGCTCGAAGGCCGCCTTCTCGGCCGGGGTCAGCCGTTCCCAGAGTCCTGAGAG
This sequence is a window from Equus caballus isolate H_3958 breed thoroughbred chromosome 12, TB-T2T, whole genome shotgun sequence. Protein-coding genes within it:
- the TM7SF2 gene encoding delta(14)-sterol reductase TM7SF2, producing MASPQGSLEFGGPLGAAALMLVLPATMFHLLLVARSGPARLLGPPPYLPGPEALWSPRALQLVLAWLGLQAALYLLPARKVAEGQELKNKSRLRYPINGFQALVVTTLLVGLGVSAGLPLDALPEMLLPLAFAATLTAFVFSLLLYLKALVAPASALAPGGNSGNPIYDFFLGRELNPRISSFDFKYFCELRPGLMAWVLINLALLLKEAELRGSPSLAMWLVNGFQLLYVADALWHEEAVLTTMDITHDGFGFMLAFGDLAWVPFTYSLQAQFLLYHPQPLGLPMASVICLINAIGYYVFRGANSQKNTFRKNPSDPRVADLETIPTATGRQLLVSGWWGMVRHPNYLGDLIMALAWSLPCGVSHLLPYFYLLYFTALLVHREARDEQQCLQKYGLAWREYCKRVPYRILPYVY
- the ZNHIT2 gene encoding zinc finger HIT domain-containing protein 2, producing the protein MEPAGPCAFCPAGEAQPARYTCPRCNVPYCSLRCYRAHGACAEDFYRDQVLGELRGRSASPSRLASALRRLRQQRETEDAPEDAGLRPGPAPGGLSGLWERLTPAEKAAFERLLSRGEAGRLLPPWRPWWWARGATPRLLEELDDAPGGEAPGSEPDPARTPPEPGKDAAAAEPAAAEPVLGDAPGAGAPAVPTQIPALASLSRGRASPLVRFQLPNVLFAYAHTLALYHGGDEALLSDFCATLLGVSGALGAQQVFASAEEALQAAAHVLEAGEHPPGPLGTRGAMREVARLLLGEGPANQKGYTLAALGHLAQTLGRARKQTVATEERDRLYRARKKCQFLLAWTNENEVALTPLALDCARAHRAHAVAAEEVAALTGELEQLWGGPLPPAPRTLIEELPG